The Desulfovibrio porci genome includes a region encoding these proteins:
- a CDS encoding EAL domain-containing protein, which translates to MKKQTVLPDARLGDSGAVREAAVRRGGFEARDVPCALFALKDDEDFTIIFGNAAFYELLDCPLEKVRSNYGNRLTALADAASLKALSVWCRKAGAASPLRLEQKFRGPGGREIRLHTEVVRGCAAEGILYCAAFDVSDGWRREQELTRRLATARLAVDQIGLEIFTYDVDARSARYELARDVLDRVGAPAADVLSVPPGSPACPDFPATLLASGVVAPDFADAVADVFRSLESGEPRAVCEWKTADVGGRYAWMRLSLVAMQAEESSGRRAVGILEDISREKETLLNYLNETRFYQSMLSEKDAYAQLDVTEDRLIRVGGMWNLYNEIIHTVSYSSLFEEFVNKVVHPDDRKHYFELMQCRNFEQSWANGIDRLGCEFRRIVEQNKMMWMELKVHLFQDPMTRHLLALFYIKNIDAGKKQQIQLVYEAERDPLTGVFNRKAAETAIRDYLKRVQEDEVCAFIILDMDNFKEINDVYGHKAGDEVLVKLAGLVSRTFRRSDIIGRFGGDEFILFLKNIGSEARVRERLDVLYTVLGEQKEPELSCSLGVVLAQGGAFYEKLFRHADTALYDAKSGGKGSYVFYNGREGGPLGGLKTRRERGAGTAGKTRRPVEETPREEEDPFASFVGGEGDMAYLVDPDNFNLICGNKAFYERIGRSEAECIGMKCYEVMHKRDSPCPFCSKASWSADKFFLWKNLNSALEQEFLIKNKLVHWRGREALLALAIDISNDKSIVDSLENGATESHSIISGIQRMSEAHDLESAMRSGLETVGSFFRADAVRLWECRDPAEGYRCAHIWHKSQSGTGLFPSEEDRRIVSSWLRDREWGRPIMIEHREVMLCYSFDMYQSMKRNGIDNQRWLQLRDGETELGCLCIENISSNFQNMAFLESFSGFLVGEWKKRRLMESILYAGSHDAWTGLYSRSSYEKYLRDYDANAVSSLGVMTANLNNLKGINSTRGFQTGDHYIKKFASILRDVFLDQGLLFRINGDEFVALAEDMPLEDWDGKVAEVGSRVEEFGHFSAAVGAAWDNAEKDVDRLLELAGQFMKVEKRRYYDSGRGGVDSERRAVLHELLASLEKREFEIFLQPKVELRNRTLTGAEALIRYRDKTAGLVSPARFIPSLEKNSLIRYVDLFAFEEVCRLQEKWKRRGFVCPALSVNFSRLTLLERDIVSSMETILARYDVSRRNLEIEITESLADLGKGLLHQAAGNLYNAGFSISLDDFGTKYTNLSALGDIDFHVLKLDKSLISSLRLQKRKRIILKNVIRMCRDMRIEVIAEGVENEEQEHILRELGCGLGQGFLYDRPMPVAEFEAKYLGGPPLAGSD; encoded by the coding sequence GTGAAAAAGCAGACAGTTTTGCCCGATGCACGGCTTGGGGATTCGGGTGCGGTCCGGGAAGCCGCTGTGCGGCGCGGCGGTTTTGAGGCGCGCGATGTTCCGTGTGCGCTGTTTGCGCTGAAAGACGATGAAGATTTTACCATAATCTTCGGCAATGCGGCTTTTTATGAACTGCTGGATTGCCCGTTGGAAAAAGTGCGTTCCAACTACGGCAATCGCCTGACGGCTCTGGCGGACGCCGCGTCGCTGAAGGCGCTGAGCGTCTGGTGCCGAAAGGCAGGGGCGGCCTCGCCCCTGCGTCTGGAACAGAAATTTCGTGGACCCGGCGGCAGGGAAATCCGGCTGCATACCGAAGTCGTCCGCGGTTGCGCGGCGGAAGGCATATTGTACTGCGCGGCTTTTGATGTGAGCGACGGTTGGCGGCGTGAGCAGGAGCTGACCCGGCGACTGGCAACCGCCCGGCTGGCGGTGGACCAGATCGGGCTGGAAATATTTACGTATGACGTGGACGCCCGCTCGGCCCGCTATGAGTTGGCGCGCGACGTGCTGGACAGGGTGGGAGCGCCGGCGGCGGACGTTCTGTCAGTCCCGCCCGGCTCACCGGCCTGCCCTGATTTTCCCGCGACGCTTCTGGCCTCCGGCGTGGTGGCGCCGGACTTTGCGGACGCGGTGGCCGACGTATTCCGCAGTCTGGAGAGCGGCGAGCCGCGTGCCGTATGCGAATGGAAAACGGCGGACGTGGGCGGGCGGTACGCCTGGATGCGCCTTTCGCTGGTGGCGATGCAGGCGGAGGAGAGTTCCGGACGCCGGGCGGTGGGCATTCTGGAGGATATTTCGCGCGAAAAGGAAACGCTGCTGAATTACCTCAACGAGACCCGGTTCTATCAGTCCATGCTGTCCGAAAAAGACGCCTACGCGCAGCTTGACGTCACCGAGGACAGGCTCATCCGCGTGGGCGGCATGTGGAATCTGTACAACGAAATCATCCATACGGTCAGCTATTCGTCCCTGTTTGAAGAATTCGTCAACAAGGTGGTCCATCCCGACGACCGGAAACACTATTTTGAACTTATGCAATGCCGGAATTTCGAGCAGTCGTGGGCCAACGGCATTGACCGTCTGGGCTGCGAATTCCGGCGCATTGTGGAACAGAACAAGATGATGTGGATGGAGCTGAAGGTTCATTTGTTTCAGGATCCCATGACCAGACACCTTCTTGCCTTGTTCTACATCAAAAATATCGACGCCGGGAAAAAGCAGCAGATTCAACTCGTGTACGAGGCCGAGCGCGACCCGCTGACCGGCGTGTTCAATAGAAAAGCGGCGGAAACGGCCATTCGGGACTATCTGAAGCGGGTGCAGGAAGACGAAGTCTGCGCGTTCATAATCCTGGATATGGATAATTTCAAAGAGATCAACGACGTATACGGCCACAAGGCGGGCGACGAAGTGCTGGTCAAACTGGCCGGTCTGGTCAGTCGGACGTTCCGGCGCAGCGACATTATCGGCCGTTTCGGCGGCGACGAATTCATCCTGTTTTTGAAAAATATCGGCTCCGAGGCCCGGGTGCGGGAGCGGCTGGACGTGCTCTACACGGTGCTCGGCGAGCAGAAGGAGCCGGAGCTTTCCTGCAGCCTGGGCGTGGTCCTGGCACAGGGGGGCGCTTTCTACGAGAAGCTTTTCCGGCATGCGGACACCGCCCTCTACGACGCCAAGAGCGGCGGAAAAGGTTCCTATGTGTTTTATAACGGCCGGGAAGGCGGCCCGCTGGGAGGTCTGAAGACCCGGCGGGAGCGAGGGGCCGGAACCGCGGGGAAAACGCGCCGGCCCGTGGAGGAAACGCCGCGGGAAGAGGAAGATCCCTTTGCCTCGTTTGTGGGCGGCGAAGGCGATATGGCCTATCTGGTGGATCCCGACAACTTCAATCTCATCTGCGGCAACAAGGCTTTCTACGAGCGCATCGGCCGGTCCGAGGCGGAATGTATCGGCATGAAGTGCTATGAGGTCATGCACAAGCGCGACAGCCCCTGCCCGTTTTGCAGCAAGGCCAGTTGGTCCGCGGACAAGTTCTTTTTGTGGAAAAACCTCAACAGCGCGCTGGAGCAGGAATTTCTGATCAAAAACAAGCTGGTCCATTGGCGGGGCAGGGAGGCCCTGCTGGCCCTGGCCATCGACATTTCCAACGACAAAAGTATTGTGGATTCGCTGGAAAACGGCGCCACGGAAAGCCACAGCATTATCAGCGGCATCCAGCGCATGAGCGAAGCCCACGATCTGGAGTCGGCCATGCGCAGCGGCCTGGAAACCGTGGGCAGCTTTTTCCGGGCCGACGCCGTGCGGCTCTGGGAATGCCGCGACCCGGCGGAGGGCTACCGCTGCGCCCACATCTGGCACAAGTCACAGTCCGGCACCGGGCTTTTCCCGAGCGAGGAGGACAGGCGGATCGTGAGCTCGTGGCTGCGGGACCGCGAATGGGGCCGACCGATCATGATTGAGCACCGCGAGGTCATGCTCTGTTATTCCTTCGACATGTACCAGTCCATGAAGCGCAACGGCATCGACAACCAGCGCTGGCTGCAGCTGCGTGACGGCGAAACCGAGTTGGGCTGCCTGTGCATCGAAAACATCTCCAGCAATTTTCAGAACATGGCCTTTCTGGAATCGTTCAGCGGCTTTCTGGTCGGCGAGTGGAAAAAACGCCGGCTGATGGAAAGCATCCTGTATGCCGGCAGCCATGACGCGTGGACCGGACTGTACAGCCGCAGCAGCTATGAAAAATACCTCCGAGACTATGACGCCAACGCGGTTTCCTCGCTGGGCGTCATGACGGCCAACCTGAACAACCTCAAAGGCATCAACAGTACGCGCGGCTTTCAGACCGGAGATCATTACATCAAAAAATTCGCGTCCATTCTTCGCGATGTGTTTTTGGATCAGGGGCTGCTGTTCCGGATCAACGGCGACGAGTTTGTGGCCCTGGCCGAGGACATGCCGCTTGAGGACTGGGACGGGAAAGTGGCGGAAGTCGGGAGCCGGGTGGAGGAATTCGGGCATTTCAGCGCGGCCGTGGGAGCCGCCTGGGACAATGCGGAAAAGGACGTGGACCGGCTGCTGGAACTGGCGGGCCAGTTCATGAAGGTGGAAAAACGGCGTTATTACGATTCGGGCAGGGGCGGCGTGGACAGCGAGCGCCGGGCCGTGCTGCACGAATTGCTCGCTTCGCTGGAAAAGCGGGAATTTGAAATTTTTCTTCAGCCGAAGGTGGAGCTCCGGAACCGGACGCTGACCGGCGCGGAAGCCCTGATCCGGTACCGGGACAAGACGGCGGGCCTCGTTTCGCCCGCCCGGTTCATCCCTTCTCTGGAAAAAAACAGCCTGATCCGTTACGTGGATCTGTTCGCCTTTGAGGAGGTCTGCCGCCTGCAGGAAAAATGGAAACGACGGGGTTTCGTCTGTCCGGCGCTCTCCGTGAATTTTTCCCGCCTGACCCTGCTTGAACGCGACATCGTGTCCAGCATGGAAACGATTCTGGCCCGGTACGACGTGTCGCGCCGCAACCTGGAAATTGAAATCACCGAAAGCCTGGCCGATCTGGGCAAAGGCTTGCTCCACCAGGCTGCCGGGAATCTGTACAACGCCGGATTTTCCATTTCGCTGGACGACTTCGGCACCAAGTACACCAATCTTTCCGCGCTGGGCGACATTGATTTTCATGTGCTCAAGCTGGACAAAAGCCTGATCAGCTCGCTCCGCTTGCAGAAACGCAAGCGGATTATTCTCAAGAACGTCATCCGGATGTGCCGCGACATGCGGATTGAAGTGATTGCCGAAGGCGTGGAAAATGAGGAGCAGGAACACATTTTGCGCGAACTCGGCTGCGGTTTGGGCCAGGGATTTCTCTACGACAGGCCCATGCCCGTGGCGGAGTTCGAGGCAAAGTACCTGGGCGGGCCGCCGCTTGCGGGAAGCGACTGA
- the hflX gene encoding GTPase HflX, producing MQGLKPSQLNALNRLFNRRFPAADVYTTEQARELALLSRALGRQLGLLIDRKGRVQMVLVGQAGSILIPELPRGRTGQERLRGLRLLHTHLSPDGVSQEDLMDMLFLRLDAVIALSVNPTGDPVQWQAAHLLPSGAADKPYHLDAPQPWDRTAAQFAATAEALEEELARRGEDAREAVDAPRALLVSVAAQPRVLQERNLDELAELARTAGLTVAGRMVQRVAQVNPRLILGKGKVAELEVLALQGRAGMLIFDGELSPAQLHNLADITERKVIDRTQLILDIFAQHAVSRAGKLQVELAQLRYTQPRLVGKNRAMDRLMGGIGGRGPGETKLETDRRKSRERMARIRKELDQLRRQRAFTRARRSRQGIPLAALVGYTNAGKSTLLNTLTRSEVLAENKLFATLDPTTRRLRFPAEREIILADTVGFIRNLPKELTDAFRATLEELEAADLLVHVADASHPDLLQQITAVETILADMELDRVPRLLVLNKWDQLAVPARAELADAFPLALPISAKSGDGLAPLLERLESDLLIRTGPPVIADLPFSLN from the coding sequence GTGCAGGGGCTCAAGCCGAGCCAGCTCAACGCTCTGAACCGTCTGTTCAACCGCCGTTTTCCGGCGGCGGACGTCTACACCACCGAGCAGGCCCGCGAGCTGGCTCTCCTGTCGCGCGCGTTGGGCCGCCAACTGGGCCTGCTCATCGACCGCAAGGGCCGGGTGCAGATGGTCCTGGTGGGCCAAGCGGGCAGCATCCTGATTCCCGAGCTGCCGCGCGGGCGGACCGGGCAGGAACGCCTGCGCGGCCTGCGCCTGCTGCACACCCATCTTTCCCCGGACGGCGTCAGCCAGGAAGACCTTATGGACATGCTCTTCCTGCGGCTGGACGCGGTCATCGCCCTGAGCGTGAACCCCACGGGCGATCCCGTGCAATGGCAGGCCGCTCATTTGCTGCCTTCCGGCGCGGCGGACAAGCCCTACCATCTGGACGCGCCGCAGCCCTGGGACCGCACTGCCGCGCAATTCGCGGCCACAGCCGAGGCTCTGGAGGAAGAGCTGGCCCGGCGCGGCGAAGACGCGCGGGAAGCCGTGGACGCGCCGCGCGCCCTGCTGGTTTCCGTGGCGGCCCAGCCCCGCGTTCTGCAGGAGCGCAATCTGGACGAACTGGCCGAACTGGCCCGCACCGCCGGGCTGACCGTGGCCGGGCGTATGGTTCAGCGCGTGGCCCAGGTCAACCCGCGCCTGATTCTGGGCAAGGGCAAGGTGGCGGAACTGGAGGTGCTGGCCCTGCAGGGCCGCGCGGGCATGCTGATCTTCGACGGCGAACTTTCGCCCGCCCAGCTGCACAATCTGGCTGACATCACCGAGCGCAAGGTTATTGACCGCACCCAGCTCATTCTGGACATTTTCGCCCAGCATGCCGTGAGCAGGGCGGGCAAACTCCAGGTGGAGCTGGCCCAGTTGCGCTATACCCAGCCGCGTCTGGTGGGCAAAAACCGGGCCATGGACCGGCTCATGGGCGGCATCGGCGGACGCGGCCCCGGCGAAACCAAGCTGGAGACGGACCGCCGCAAAAGCCGCGAGCGCATGGCGCGCATCCGCAAGGAACTGGACCAGTTGCGGCGGCAGCGCGCCTTCACCCGGGCCCGCCGCTCGCGCCAGGGCATCCCCCTGGCCGCCCTGGTGGGTTACACCAATGCGGGCAAGTCCACCCTGCTGAACACCCTGACCCGCTCGGAAGTGCTGGCGGAAAACAAGCTGTTCGCCACGCTGGACCCCACCACGCGGCGGCTGCGCTTTCCGGCGGAACGGGAGATCATTCTGGCTGATACCGTGGGCTTTATCCGCAATCTGCCCAAAGAACTCACGGATGCCTTCCGCGCCACACTGGAAGAGCTGGAGGCCGCCGATCTGCTGGTGCATGTGGCTGACGCCTCGCATCCCGACCTGCTCCAGCAGATCACGGCAGTGGAAACCATTCTGGCCGACATGGAACTGGACCGCGTGCCGCGCCTGCTGGTGCTCAACAAGTGGGATCAGCTCGCTGTGCCGGCACGGGCCGAACTGGCCGACGCCTTTCCCCTGGCCCTGCCTATCTCGGCCAAAAGCGGGGACGGCCTCGCCCCGCTGCTGGAACGCCTGGAAAGCGATCTGCTGATCCGGACCGGACCGCCCGTCATTGCGGATCTGCCCTTCTCCCTGAACTGA
- a CDS encoding TRAP transporter large permease, which translates to MLVDLVISIAILVFLLSFGTPLPFCFGGALMYMVLCTDIGSMSGMYLWGFEQLINPVLLCIPLFVFAGNLMSESGIADALLRLCNLLLGRFKGALGSVAVVACAIIGAISGSGLTGVAATGPLLIPRMEAQGYDRAYATALIANASVLGLLIPPSINMVVYGWVTETSILACFLSTLLPGLILMLVFCVVNSCYVRRRPIRVSSESFGQAVKKLPKTGLAALPALMMPVIILGGIYGGIMTPTESAAVACAYAIPVGLFVYRGLRPGAISMAAKESATAVGSIMVMVLFGLMLSQQFVFGGLPQELADFLLGVTQNKAVLLLLINAVLIFVGMILNDVTGILLMSPLLLPLVKAMGIHPVHFAAIIGVNLSMGTLTPPFAGILYFSMRIGKVEFADIVGPVMLLLCLGYIPMCFLVTFYEPLAMWLPRFFGLV; encoded by the coding sequence ATGCTCGTAGATCTCGTTATCAGCATCGCCATTCTGGTTTTCCTGCTGTCCTTCGGCACGCCGCTGCCCTTCTGCTTTGGCGGCGCGCTCATGTACATGGTGCTTTGCACAGACATCGGCAGCATGAGCGGCATGTACCTCTGGGGCTTTGAACAGCTTATCAATCCCGTGCTGCTCTGCATTCCGCTGTTTGTCTTCGCGGGCAACCTCATGAGCGAAAGCGGCATCGCCGACGCCCTGCTGCGCCTGTGCAATCTGCTGCTGGGGCGCTTCAAGGGGGCTCTGGGCTCCGTGGCGGTGGTGGCCTGCGCCATCATCGGCGCCATCTCCGGCAGCGGCCTCACCGGCGTGGCCGCCACCGGGCCGCTGCTCATCCCGCGCATGGAAGCGCAGGGCTACGACCGGGCGTATGCCACGGCCCTTATCGCCAACGCCTCGGTGCTGGGGCTGCTCATCCCGCCGAGCATCAATATGGTGGTCTACGGATGGGTCACGGAAACGTCCATCCTGGCCTGCTTTCTTTCCACGCTTCTGCCGGGCCTGATTCTCATGCTGGTTTTCTGCGTGGTGAACAGCTGTTACGTCCGGCGGCGGCCCATCCGCGTTTCCAGCGAGTCTTTCGGCCAGGCCGTGAAAAAACTGCCGAAAACCGGCCTGGCGGCCCTGCCCGCCCTGATGATGCCCGTCATCATCCTCGGCGGGATTTACGGCGGCATCATGACGCCAACCGAATCCGCCGCCGTGGCCTGCGCCTACGCCATCCCCGTGGGTCTGTTCGTTTACCGGGGCCTCCGGCCCGGGGCCATCAGCATGGCCGCCAAGGAATCGGCCACGGCGGTGGGTTCCATCATGGTCATGGTCCTTTTCGGGCTCATGCTCAGCCAGCAATTCGTCTTCGGCGGCCTGCCGCAGGAACTGGCCGATTTTCTGCTCGGCGTCACGCAGAACAAGGCCGTCCTGCTGTTGCTGATCAACGCCGTGCTCATCTTCGTCGGCATGATCCTCAACGACGTGACGGGCATCCTGCTGATGTCGCCCCTGCTGCTGCCTCTGGTCAAGGCCATGGGCATCCATCCCGTGCATTTCGCGGCCATTATCGGCGTCAACCTTTCCATGGGCACGCTGACCCCGCCTTTCGCGGGCATTCTCTATTTCAGCATGCGCATCGGCAAGGTGGAATTCGCGGACATCGTGGGCCCCGTGATGCTGCTGCTCTGCCTCGGCTACATCCCCATGTGCTTTCTGGTGACTTTTTATGAGCCCCTGGCCATGTGGCTGCCGCGGTTCTTCGGGCTCGTCTGA
- a CDS encoding exodeoxyribonuclease III gives MLIKLVSWNVNGLRALSAKPEWEWFARTDAGIVALQETKAHPDQLKEELVSPAGWEAHWSSSIVKKGYSGVAVFSRLKPLAVRAELPDPQWQGEGRLLHLEFQDFHFFNGYFPNGGAEELDENGKPTGRFKRVPYKMGFFEAFLSYAQECRKSKPIVVCGDFNIAHKPVDLARPKQNVKNTGFLPEERAFLDRFTALGYVDTFRKVHGEAPDQYSWWSYKTRAREKNIGWRIDYFFVSEELVPAVSDAWIESDVRGSDHCPVGLALDV, from the coding sequence ATGCTCATCAAACTTGTCTCCTGGAATGTAAACGGCCTGCGGGCTCTCTCCGCCAAGCCGGAATGGGAGTGGTTCGCGCGCACCGACGCCGGGATCGTGGCCCTGCAGGAAACCAAGGCCCACCCGGACCAGCTCAAGGAAGAGCTGGTCAGCCCGGCGGGCTGGGAGGCCCACTGGTCCTCAAGCATCGTAAAAAAAGGCTATTCCGGGGTGGCGGTCTTCAGTCGGCTGAAGCCTCTGGCCGTGCGCGCGGAGCTGCCCGATCCCCAGTGGCAGGGCGAAGGCCGCCTGCTGCATCTGGAATTTCAGGATTTTCATTTTTTCAACGGCTATTTTCCCAACGGCGGGGCCGAGGAACTGGATGAAAACGGCAAGCCCACGGGCCGCTTCAAGCGTGTGCCCTACAAGATGGGCTTTTTCGAGGCTTTTCTCAGCTATGCGCAAGAGTGTCGCAAAAGCAAACCCATTGTGGTCTGCGGCGATTTCAATATTGCCCACAAGCCCGTGGACCTGGCCCGGCCCAAACAGAACGTGAAAAACACCGGTTTTCTGCCCGAGGAGCGCGCCTTTCTGGACCGCTTCACGGCCCTGGGCTACGTGGACACCTTCCGCAAGGTGCACGGTGAGGCGCCGGACCAGTATTCCTGGTGGTCGTACAAAACCCGCGCGCGGGAAAAGAACATCGGTTGGCGCATTGACTACTTCTTCGTATCCGAGGAACTCGTCCCGGCGGTCAGCGACGCCTGGATCGAAAGCGACGTCCGCGGTTCGGACCACTGCCCGGTGGGCCTGGCTCTGGATGTGTAA
- a CDS encoding TRAP transporter small permease: MERVFRCLLTFLLCLVAAMECLQVLLRYILEMPIMWLDESIIFPAVWLYMLGCANASRENTQIVAKILPVFFSGPRQTAFFDLCAQCFSAVISCWLTWYAVEYFFYTFEADRKTGYLFLPMTIGETALCAGMLLVTWYTLLQLARSARRMRALLQKGKPLCS; this comes from the coding sequence ATGGAACGTGTCTTCCGCTGTCTGCTCACTTTTCTGCTCTGTCTGGTGGCCGCCATGGAATGCCTGCAGGTTCTCCTGCGCTACATTCTGGAAATGCCCATCATGTGGCTGGACGAATCCATCATCTTTCCGGCGGTCTGGCTGTACATGCTGGGCTGTGCCAACGCCTCGCGCGAAAATACGCAGATCGTGGCGAAAATCCTGCCGGTCTTCTTTTCAGGCCCCCGGCAGACGGCGTTTTTCGACCTGTGCGCGCAGTGCTTCAGCGCCGTGATTTCCTGCTGGCTCACCTGGTATGCCGTGGAATATTTCTTCTACACCTTCGAGGCGGACAGAAAGACCGGCTACCTTTTCCTCCCCATGACCATCGGTGAAACCGCCCTGTGCGCGGGCATGCTGCTCGTCACCTGGTACACCCTGCTCCAGCTCGCCAGAAGCGCCCGGCGCATGCGGGCGTTGCTTCAAAAGGGGAAACCGCTATGCTCGTAG
- a CDS encoding IMP cyclohydrolase, whose protein sequence is MEVLPIRRAILSVTDKSGLVDFATFLTSRDVELISTGGTQKVLEAAGLPVTAVSTVTGFPEILGGRVKTLHPKIHAGILANKDDPFHMQTLAEKGIRPFDLVCVNLYDFAGAVERHLSLEDAVEEIDIGGPCMLRAAAKNFHSVLVLPSPQWYGAAMDELRQHEMSVSLNFRQIMASRAFEATSRYDALITSYLRP, encoded by the coding sequence ATGGAAGTTCTGCCAATCCGTCGCGCCATCCTGAGCGTCACGGACAAGAGCGGCCTGGTGGATTTCGCCACGTTTCTCACTTCCCGCGACGTGGAGCTGATTTCCACCGGCGGCACCCAGAAAGTGCTGGAAGCGGCGGGCCTGCCCGTCACCGCCGTCAGCACGGTGACCGGCTTTCCGGAAATCCTGGGCGGCCGGGTCAAGACCCTGCACCCCAAAATCCACGCGGGCATCCTGGCCAACAAGGATGACCCCTTCCACATGCAGACCCTGGCCGAAAAAGGCATCCGCCCCTTTGATCTGGTCTGCGTCAATCTCTACGACTTCGCCGGAGCGGTGGAGCGCCACCTTTCCCTGGAAGACGCCGTGGAGGAAATCGACATCGGCGGCCCCTGCATGCTGCGCGCGGCGGCCAAAAATTTCCACAGCGTCCTGGTACTGCCCTCGCCCCAGTGGTACGGCGCGGCCATGGACGAACTGCGCCAGCACGAGATGAGCGTGAGCCTTAACTTCCGGCAGATCATGGCTTCGCGGGCTTTTGAGGCCACGTCGCGCTACGACGCGCTGATCACCTCCTACCTGCGGCCGTAA
- a CDS encoding Rid family hydrolase, which translates to MKVTVTAPDAPAAIGPYSHAVIHNGLLLTSGQIGVDPSTGRMAGPDAAVNEEYKNYFMSGYPARCCVATTAMALNAKVEIELLAAVSPRKG; encoded by the coding sequence ATGAAAGTCACTGTCACCGCCCCGGACGCGCCCGCCGCCATCGGCCCGTACAGCCATGCCGTCATTCACAATGGTCTGCTGCTGACATCGGGGCAGATCGGGGTCGACCCGTCCACAGGCCGGATGGCCGGTCCCGATGCCGCCGTGAATGAGGAATACAAAAACTATTTCATGTCGGGCTACCCGGCGCGCTGCTGTGTGGCCACAACGGCCATGGCCCTGAACGCCAAGGTGGAAATTGAACTCCTGGCGGCGGTATCGCCCCGGAAGGGTTGA
- a CDS encoding MurR/RpiR family transcriptional regulator, producing the protein MVQKLLDEIKTAIPTLPALQKKVGIFICEHPQMLGLLSLSEFAERIGVSRPTVSRFCRSLGYKGFLEFSRSVQRVIEDDISHAGFFRHAYAQNACAAAGGVAHAVVERDMINMHKLLNNLPAEAISRCVKKMRECVSISVVGRMSAYPFAVYFEQLLAKISDKVCSLSGSDVMQAAAISRLDEHSLVFCIAFPRYSRVAVDLAAQAKRRKAVVVGITNSEFSPLAPLSDILFTLDVDIVSYIDLMGPVMALINILCVEFGHAQYTATEQRLRDYDALVEESFFLRNATHAKH; encoded by the coding sequence ATGGTTCAAAAATTGCTCGACGAAATCAAAACCGCCATCCCGACCCTGCCCGCCCTGCAAAAAAAAGTGGGCATCTTCATCTGCGAACATCCCCAAATGCTGGGCCTGCTTTCTCTCTCGGAATTCGCCGAACGCATCGGCGTTTCGCGGCCCACGGTAAGCCGTTTCTGCCGCTCCCTGGGCTACAAGGGCTTTCTGGAATTCTCCCGCTCGGTGCAGCGCGTCATTGAAGATGACATTTCCCACGCGGGCTTTTTCCGCCACGCCTACGCGCAGAATGCCTGCGCCGCCGCTGGCGGCGTCGCCCACGCCGTGGTGGAGCGGGACATGATCAACATGCACAAGCTGCTCAACAATCTTCCCGCCGAGGCCATCAGCCGCTGCGTCAAAAAAATGCGGGAATGCGTTTCCATCAGTGTTGTGGGCAGAATGAGCGCCTATCCCTTTGCCGTGTATTTTGAACAGCTTCTGGCGAAAATCAGCGACAAGGTCTGCTCCCTCAGCGGTTCCGACGTCATGCAGGCCGCCGCCATTTCACGGTTGGACGAACACAGCCTGGTGTTCTGCATCGCCTTTCCGCGCTATTCGCGCGTGGCGGTGGACCTGGCCGCCCAGGCCAAACGCAGAAAGGCCGTGGTGGTAGGCATCACCAACAGCGAATTTTCTCCTCTGGCTCCCCTGAGCGACATCCTTTTCACGCTGGATGTGGACATCGTGTCGTATATCGACCTCATGGGGCCGGTCATGGCCCTGATCAACATTCTCTGCGTCGAGTTCGGGCATGCCCAGTACACGGCCACGGAACAGCGCCTGCGCGATTACGACGCTCTGGTCGAGGAATCCTTTTTTCTGCGCAACGCCACGCACGCCAAACACTAA